In Phaseolus vulgaris cultivar G19833 chromosome 3, P. vulgaris v2.0, whole genome shotgun sequence, the sequence ACTCTTTCACTAAAAGACCCAACTCATCTACACACAAACTTGATTCAAAAGAATGTGTCGCTCCTGaatcaaacaaaactttaaCACATCTACCAGCTATATAACATAGACCTTGTACCAAGTTACCTGACTGAGATGCTTCAGCTCCTGACATAGCAAAACTCTCCCTGTTGCCTGAGGTCTACTGCCTTCACTCCTAAATTGCTGAAAATCGCCTGATAGAGTCATCCTATTCTTGTTAGGATAATCTCTAGAAAAAGGTCTCATCTTTTGGCATGTAAAACATCTTTTCTCTGGAGTTCCCTTGGTGCACATATTAGTGGTATGTGGTCCACCACAATGGAAACATCTAGGTTTCCATGATTGTTGCTGCTGAAACTGGGGTGGAGCTGCACCTGTCCTATGCTGTGGAGATCTAGCATAAGGCTTGTGTGGTTGATGTTGTACCTTGACCTTCCCACTAGAAGATCCTCTTGGGTGTGATCTCATTACCCTGGAATCACCCTTTTCCAAGGTCTCCACCATCTTCGCCTTCTCCACTAAGGCAGGAAACTCCCTGATGCACATAGGTGATATAGTCTTCTTCAACTCATGTTTTAAACCTTCTTTAAACTTTCTACACCTCCAAGCCTCAGAGGTAGCTTGGGTGTAGAATCTGGCTAGATACTCTAATCTAGCAGCATAAGCATTCACTGACATCTCTCCTTGTTCCAACTTGAGAAATTCAGCTTCCTTTGCAAACCTTGCACTATCTGGAAAATATTTCTCCAGAAACTTCACTCTAAAACACCCCCAGTCCAAAACTTCAGCTCTGGCTTCCATCATTTGTTGAGCTCCCATCCACCAGAACTCTATTTCTCCAGACAACAAATATGTAGCAAAAACCAATTTCTTATCCTCAGGGCAGGAGGTTGCCCTAAAGATCTTCTCTAGCTCCCTTATCCATTGGTCTGCTTGATCAGGAGTGGCATAACCCACCCAAGTTCAGTGGGAATGCCTCATAAACTCTGTGAGTCCCATCTGTTCCTGGGAAAAACTGACATGGGAAGCTGTTGCAGCAGATCTAGCATTCTCCCAATGATGCATTGTTGTCTGGTGATTCTGAGTCATTGCCACATTCTGTTGTTGGATAGCATTTGTCATCATCTCAATAGCCCTGGCAATCTGGTTCATCTCAGAAGAAGGTTGGAGAGGGGTAGGAGGTCTAGGAGCCATTCtataaaacacacaaaaaagaTTTATGCTAAATCTTTAGAATTTTAAACTAACAAACTAAAGCACACATAAACAACCCCATAACCCTTAGGTCTCCTAAGGTTCGAacagctctgataccataatgTAACATCCCTAACTTTAATGTAACATCCCTAACTTTTaccttcttttttttaaaaaaaaataaaaatgcgtacaatatctaattagcgtacaatatctaattaacatataaacatatattgttttctcatatttgtatctcaaaatatatccctcttcatagggatttaatatatacatccaaaaagtttaaaaacaaaacaaagcaaagcATTCAATTTAAATCTATTTAATCCTTCTGCTGCTCACtgaggagctctattacctgcaatctcatctgctcccgtgtaaatacacgatcatcacagttagagaaacaacacaaccaaataacagggtaagcaGCTAgtcatataaaacaaaattctataaaatttcactttgaaataaataaaacataaatcataagtctcatacaaattctcaaatcatcaaatgtcatacaatttctcaaatcatcaagtgtcatACAAATTCTATATTCATCTTTCACATATCAGACTTCCGCTGACTCATATAACATAGACACTtaactctacttccggaagactcgtgcgttgacttagactcagagatttGCACATGTCATACTatctcactgtgaaatccacccAGTTATGCGCATAAAGAATCCCAATATCATATCTCTCCTAGTATGATagggttaactcatataacaggtcaagttagttatctttcaaacaacttacccattcatatgaacctccttcgactctcaccacctgaataacttcatctatatgatttcattatctcaggagagtcaggatatctccttctagacgaatccctagtcaatgcacatcctaaacaatcttaacacggtattttctttcctgaaaatactatgttttgattaaaaattcatattctAAACATCACAATCTccaacatcaaacaatcaaatcattcCACAATTTAGAATTTGCAAAACACACAACAATTCATTTACTGATCATATAAATGTCTTGAATCAAAAGGGTTCCAAAGTGTATCTGAAACAATAAAAggagaatgaaataaaatttatctctCAACTACCACTATATCCAACAGCTCTCAACTTCTTCCAATTTGCACACCAATTTGCACAAGCAATAACTAATTCCAACatgtatttaataaaaagatGAGGAAACCACAACATAAAACTTATAGAGAGTtggtggttcttttaaaatgaaacctgaataactgatttttctatttatatgccctttttcattttaataataaaatattcaggtatcatttaaaatatatcacttctactctaaggttattttctagatccttacatcTTTAACCTCTTAATCTTTAAAGTTTCACTACacgaaaatcatgaaatataaatcaattttagagataaagaataattagttgatatacTGACTAAATTACagatcattttagagactaaaaaaatgatttctaaattagtttctattattattaaatagtttctaaatttgtatataattagcaactaagtttttaactaccaattatttagattctaaattttggtagtaaaaactttgatagctaattagatatcaatttgaaaaccatttaacaatcatagaaactaatttaaaaaccaaaagttttagtttttaaaatagtctctaatctAGTCACTACAAcaactaattactttttatttttaaaattggtttctatttcatgattttcttgtagtgtttacatatactttattataatttaaaaaaattaaattagaaaaaaataatttaggataataatataatttaaattaatgtttGATAGATTAGAATAATAATTTAGTAGGTTAAATCTATTAAGAATTTAACTTTAACTCAATCTTAATGAAACTAAATTATAAGGGGAAAACtaatttataactaatttataaagTTTGTAATAATATAACAAGTAATATGTAATCTTCAGCATATTTGTCCAcgttatattatataataatagatTTGAGAGAATAAAacgttaaaaatatataaataagaagcAGTGTCCACGTTAACTCCTATTCTCAACCAAAGCTGTATATCGAAAAAACCCAATCGATCGCTTTTTCAATCTCCGATTCCACATCACAAACCCTAGAAAATCGTtccaaatgcatccaaaatcgCTCCAAATCCTGGTGCAGTCACCGGACCTCGGAATTTCCGTTCAATCCACGACCAATCACAGAACCCTTTCCGATGTCAAGCACTGCCTTTTCCCCCAATCATACCAATCCTACTACTTTACCCTCAATGGCAAGCCCCTCCCCGACGAAACCCTTCTCACGAGAATTGCGCCTCTCTCCACGCTCTCCCTACGGTCTCGCCTCCTCGGCGGCGGCGGAGATGGCGGAGCCACCGGCGCGGAGTCTCGCGATTGCTACCTCAACATGTATGCCGAAAAGAAGCCAGATAAGGTGGACCCCCACGAACAGCGGCTCTCGAAGTGGCACAATTGCTCTCTCTCAAACGAGCCCCTGAGGGAGCCCTGCGTGATCGACAAATTGGGGAATATATTCAACAAGGAAGCGCTGGTGGAAGCTTTGTTGGGGAAGAAGCTTCCTAAAGAATTTGGGTACATCAAGGGATTGAAAGACATGATCAATATTCAGCTTTGTTCTATTCCTGGCTCTGATGATGGGTCAAAGTTTCAGTGCCCCGTTGCGGGGCTTGAATTCAACGGAAAATATAGGTTTTTCGCGCTGAGAAGTTGTGGGCATGTTTTGAGTGCCAGAGCTCTGAGGGAGGTTAAGTCCACGTCGTGTTTGGTTTGTCACAAGGAGTATGTTGACGCTGATAAGATTGTGCTCAATGGGACTGATGAGGAGGTGGCGGTTCTGAGGGAGAGGATGGAGGAGGAGAGGGCTAAGATAAGGGAGAAGAAGAATCGGAAGGTTAAGAATAGTGATGATGGCGTGAGTTTGGAAGGAGCTAGGTTGAGTGGCACTAAGCATGGTGTTGATGGTAAGGCTGTGGAGAGGGTCTCAGCTAAGGTAGAAGGAAATGGGAAGTTTGCTAATGGTAATGTTGGTTTGAATGGTGGTGTTGCTGCTGCGAAGCGTTTCAAGGCAACGGATTTGGCACCAGCGAATGCTACCAAGGATGTGTATGCTTCCATTTTCACTTCGTCTAAGAAGTCTGAATTTAAAGAAACATATAGTTGTAGGTCCCTTCCACTTGGTAGAAACTGATCGAGGAATCTAGTAGGCTGGTGTCGCTACTGTTTTATTGTTGAGGAATGTACTGAATTTTAGTTTGTTATACAAGAAATTGGTTTTTCCTGTGATGGATTTACTGGTTTCATTCCCATCAGATTATTATCATTAATCATGCTTCGGAAGGAGTTTTGTTCACAACATGTATTATTTGGAAAGAGATAGATTTTAGAATTTGTACTCGTTATTTTCCTATATTTCTGATTATATACCGCTTGTGCATTATGCTATAGATAATGTTTAAGTGAGAGTTGTCATCTATGTTGGGGGAGGGATTGAACATGTGACATTCAGGATAATTACTTTTGTTTCTCATGAATGACGGTATGGGTAGGTCAGTGATGTCTCCGTAGTCAGTAGAGTATTGCACTAGTATTACCCTTTCTTCTTCTGTAGATAAGGAATGTGAGAGTACCTTTGGAAGCGATTATAGATAGCTTATTCCAATAATACGCCATAAATTCTCGTTTGTAAAGCTATTGAAATTTTTGCTAATTAATCTACCATTTAAACCTTACATGTCTTCTGTGAGCTTATTCCTTGTTAACCTATCACCGAATGGCATATTTGGATCCTTTATTTGAATTACAATGCTTCTGTAAAGCAATTTGACTTCAAAACAAATGGTGGATTTTCTGTTAATGAAGTTTTGTACAGGATGAACCTGTGTGATGGAGTGGTTATGTGGAAGGTTGTTAAACTATAGTTTTTAATTCTGTAGAATCGCACGAGTTTGCGATCCTAGGTGCCTGTACCAAGCTGAAACCCTTGTAAAATTAGTTGTTTCTGTCAAGGCTCGTGCAAACTCGTGTAGAATCAAGAAattttttgtgattttgtttGTGGCTGTTTGTTCTGCAACCAGACCAatggttattttatttttttaagatttaataTGATATTGTCGATTAGTGGGTTGACAGTAATATTGTTGATATGTATGTTGACAGTGATGTGGTAGTGGTGCTACAAAGCATTTCAGGGCCTGCTTTTACCCCCAACAAATGGTATAAAGGATGAGCATGCATCCATTTTCACTTAAAAGTCTGAACTTAAAGAGAACTTTACCTTTAGGTTTTGGTAGGAACTACTTGTGTCATCTGTATAGTTCATGCTctaaaaaaatgtttgttttgTTGATTGGAATGAAATTTAGTGCAAGctctaaaaaaaattgactttCCATGTGATGGTTTTACCGATTTCATTCCAAACATATCACTGTCGTTAAGCTTGCTTTGgaagagttttttttaattaaatctgtttattcggcCTCTTACTTGGGAGGCAGAATTTAGATGAAAACTTGTAATCCTGGTGCTCACGTAGTCAATATTTTAAGTGAGACATAATCTAAGTTGGGGTTTGAAGGGTTGAACCTGAGACATTCCAATTGATTACTTTTGTTTATCTGTACTGTCTTTTCTTTGTATATGAGGAATGCAATTTAAACTGAACTTATATTGTACTGTTATTTCCTTTTTCGTCCTTTTGAATGAATGATCCGGTATTTAGACCACGGTCCCCTTACTTCATATATCAGCAAAGCATTTTGGATGTCATGTTAATGAAAGCAGTTTCTATTGAGCTATGGCATCGAGGTtatctataaaatgaaaatcaGTTTTCTTGTCAACAACGAAATCCACTCGTAATAAATGTACTTATTTAACCTAAGTTTTTGTTGCATTCAAAGAACG encodes:
- the LOC137807464 gene encoding uncharacterized protein, whose translation is MHPKSLQILVQSPDLGISVQSTTNHRTLSDVKHCLFPQSYQSYYFTLNGKPLPDETLLTRIAPLSTLSLRSRLLGGGGDGGATGAESRDCYLNMYAEKKPDKVDPHEQRLSKWHNCSLSNEPLREPCVIDKLGNIFNKEALVEALLGKKLPKEFGYIKGLKDMINIQLCSIPGSDDGSKFQCPVAGLEFNGKYRFFALRSCGHVLSARALREVKSTSCLVCHKEYVDADKIVLNGTDEEVAVLRERMEEERAKIREKKNRKVKNSDDGVSLEGARLSGTKHGVDGKAVERVSAKVEGNGKFANGNVGLNGGVAAAKRFKATDLAPANATKDVYASIFTSSKKSEFKETYSCRSLPLGRN